A stretch of DNA from Mucilaginibacter daejeonensis:
CCAGCGACATTGCTGGTAGCCCAGGCTCCACAGCGGTGGCATTTCCATACGGCCGGTCAGCCAGGTCAGGTCCTCAATGATGCCAGGCACGGTTTGCGCACCAAAAAAGTAATAGTTTAGGTCGCCATCATCGGCTCCCAGCCAAATGAACTGGTCGTCGCACGAGGCGGCAAAGTCAAAGTAGCTTTTATGAGTATTATCAAGGAAGAGTCCATAAGTAAGGCCGCTGTGGATACCAATGAAGAATGGAAAGGTCTCGTATAGCGGGTCGGTCTTGGGCGTGTGGTCTGACGCGTCGGTGTTCCAGTTGGTGAATGAGCTGGCCCTGCGGTTAAGGTCGCCCACCTTTTCGCCCAGGCCAATGAAGCGTTCATCCGGGTTCAGCTCACGGTGATTGATCACGCGGCTATTTTGCCAGCTGGTGCCAAAGCGCTCATCGTCCTTACTCAGCAACTTGCCGTCAGGCGTGTAAAAGGCAAAGCGCAATGGGTCCTTGCTAATGCGTAAGGTCAGTGCATCTGTGGTCACTATCACTTCGGTGTCGGTCTCCTGATGTTCGATCTGGCCAAGCGGCTCACGGATCACCGCAAAAGAAGCATCAGCATCCTGCACATTGCGGGTGATGTTGACCCTAATGACAGTAGGGCTATATACCGTGATCAGTGCCGTGGCTTCGGCGGTGGTGATCGTTAACCGGCCTGCGGCTTGCTGAACGCTTTGTGTGTTACCTAATATTTTGTAATCCATTGGGTGGTATTATGGTTTAGCTAAATGTACGTTAACCGTTCATAAAACCCTCACGGCGAGCCATAGTTTTGATTCGTACGCTACTAATTAACTTACATAGATGTCATGCAACGTCAGCAAAATGAAATATCTGAAACAAAACATATGATGTTTAGTTAAAACATCATATGTTTGTATCGTTAAATGTACGCCATGAGACTGAGTGATCAGATAAGTGATAAGATCCGCGATGATATCAGTACCGGAACCTTTACGCCCGGTACCCTGATGCCGCCGGAACCTGAGTTGATGGAGCGCTACGGCGTAGGCCGATCTACCATACGCGAAGCGATCAAGGCCCTTTCCATTGCCGGGCTATTGCAGGTACGCCAGGGCAGGGGCACTACCGTGGCGCAACACCGCCCCGCCGAGACCATCGATAGCAAGCTCCGCCGCGCCGACCTGGACGAGATCAACGCAGCACGCAGTTTCCTTGACCGCGAGATCGTGGCGCTGGCCGTCAAGAATAGAGATGCGGACCAATTGCAGGCCATGAAGGAGAGTCTCGATAAACGCAAGCAAGCCATACAGCACGAGGACCGTGCGGCTTGCATGGATGCCGATATCGCTTTTCATGTGGCTATCGCCAGAGCATCGGGCAATCGCGTGCTGGCAGATCTGTACGAAGGTTTCACCACGATCATCCGCGATTTTTTTTCAAGAAGGGAGGAACGCGGCATCGGCTTGTTCGCGATCAGCCACCACCTGCACGAGGACCTTTACAATGCCATTAAAGATGGGAAGAGCAAACAAGCCCAGGCAACCATGCAAAAGATATTAGATAACAACTATTAACTATCCTATTTATGACCATACTAACATTCAGCCTCATATTGCTCGTGGGCGCTTACGTGGCAGGGTTGCTGGGCTCGCTCACCGGTTTAGGCGGCGGCGTAGTGATCATCCCCTTACTCACCTTAGTGTTCGGCGTCGACCTGCGCTATGCCATCGGTGCTGCACTGCTGGCTTCTATCGCTACCTCGTCGGGTTCGGCAAGCGCTTACGTTAAAGAAGGTATTACCAATATCCGGTTGGGGATGTTCCTGGAGATCGCTACTACGATCGGCGCCGTGTTGGGCGCATTGATCGCAGTATATACGCCTACCAATACCATTGCCATACTGTTCGGCGCTGTGCTCATGTTCTCGGCTGCTATGACACTTCGTAAAAAGAACCAGGAGGTGCTTACCGAGGGTAGCAATCTTTCGTATTTGCTGAAATTGAACAGTACTTATCCCACAAAAGATGGCGAGGTAGCCTACAAGCTTACCAATGTGGGCGCAGGGTTCTCGATGATGACCGTAGCGGGAGTGCTCTCGGGCCTGTTGGGTATCGGCTCGGGAGCATTGAAGGTATTGGCAATGGATACAGCCATGCGCATACCTTTCAAAGTGAGTACCACTACCAGCAACTTTATGATCGGTGTTACCGCTGCGGCCAGTGCCGTTGTGTATCTGCAACGCGGATACATGGACCCCGGTCTGGCTTTTCCGGTAATACTGGGGGTATTGGGCGGCTCGTTCACCGGATCCAAGCTCCTGATGCGGATGAACCCGCAGACCCTCCGCTATATATTTTGCATCGCCATCACCTTTGTGGCCTTACAAATGATGTACAACGGCATTCAACACAAATTTTAACGCACCATCACCATGAAAAAGAACGAAAGTATATTAGTGAATGATAACGACGTAGAACAACTGGTAGGACAACTGCTCCGTTATGGCGTGGTCACCGCAAGCTTGGTGGCTTTGGTCGGCGGTGCGCTGTACCTAAAAACTCACGGCAGCAACGTAATGCCCGACTACAGCCAATTTGCGGGTGAGGGTGCCGGATACACCACGTTCAACGGCATATTCAAAGGCGCCGCAGCATTTGATCCAGCCGAAGTGGTGCAATTGGGTGTACTCATCCTAATCGCTACCCCTATACTACGGATCGTGCTTTCGCTATTTGCCTTTGCTTTGGAAAAGGACAAGCTCTACATATTCATCACCCTGATCGTACTGGGTGTTATGATGACGAGCATATTTGGCGGGTTGAAGGTTTAAAACAAAAGAGGCTGCCTTTTGGGCAGCCTCTTTATATATCGTTTCAGTACAACAACTATTCCCAAAGTTTCTCTGGGTAGGTGCCGTTGGCCACCAGTTCGCTGATGCTGGCTTGTACGATCGGTTTGTCTTCTTTGTAAGTTACGCCGAACCATTTGTTGCCGGTAGGGATCACCTTGAAAGAGGC
This window harbors:
- a CDS encoding FadR/GntR family transcriptional regulator, translating into MRLSDQISDKIRDDISTGTFTPGTLMPPEPELMERYGVGRSTIREAIKALSIAGLLQVRQGRGTTVAQHRPAETIDSKLRRADLDEINAARSFLDREIVALAVKNRDADQLQAMKESLDKRKQAIQHEDRAACMDADIAFHVAIARASGNRVLADLYEGFTTIIRDFFSRREERGIGLFAISHHLHEDLYNAIKDGKSKQAQATMQKILDNNY
- a CDS encoding sulfite exporter TauE/SafE family protein, producing MTILTFSLILLVGAYVAGLLGSLTGLGGGVVIIPLLTLVFGVDLRYAIGAALLASIATSSGSASAYVKEGITNIRLGMFLEIATTIGAVLGALIAVYTPTNTIAILFGAVLMFSAAMTLRKKNQEVLTEGSNLSYLLKLNSTYPTKDGEVAYKLTNVGAGFSMMTVAGVLSGLLGIGSGALKVLAMDTAMRIPFKVSTTTSNFMIGVTAAASAVVYLQRGYMDPGLAFPVILGVLGGSFTGSKLLMRMNPQTLRYIFCIAITFVALQMMYNGIQHKF
- a CDS encoding DUF1634 domain-containing protein, with translation MKKNESILVNDNDVEQLVGQLLRYGVVTASLVALVGGALYLKTHGSNVMPDYSQFAGEGAGYTTFNGIFKGAAAFDPAEVVQLGVLILIATPILRIVLSLFAFALEKDKLYIFITLIVLGVMMTSIFGGLKV